One window from the genome of Hoplias malabaricus isolate fHopMal1 chromosome X2, fHopMal1.hap1, whole genome shotgun sequence encodes:
- the LOC136676803 gene encoding WD repeat and SOCS box-containing protein 2-like, with translation MCTTPQQTPADEEEGLLAELKPRGSARLYGSAGCETWSVCFSEDGSLFAWSLGHGTVSLLPWPLPCLPHGEGPADSPGKTLQCEHTVWGMAFGPRLASQARAAEHCGAAKQLLLATGLNNGVIKVWLVSTGKLLFNLTGHESVVRDLVFAQNGSLTLVSASRDKSLRVWDLAKKGTPSHVLTGPKNWVFKCCVSPDSSMIASVCNLDTKAYLWSMRSYTFIRNLKYDHERTMISCDFSMDGGLLVIGSFHSATGWWLDLWDPYTADKLTTVEDCDVCVYRNDNLLTALSFSPVTLQLAFKDYRALQIWDMEQDKLVLEADHNRVSGLCCAFHPQGSAVATGCRDGHVKFWRVPLLVPSLQHLCRTALRYSVSTFQVRALPLPKKILEFLTYRNISKTKILRCSEHYS, from the exons AAGAGGAGGGTCTGTTGGCAGAGCTGAAGCCCCGCGGCTCGGCTCGTTTGTACGGTTCCGCGGGCTGCGAGACCTGGAGCGTGTGTTTCTCCGAGGACGGCTCTCTCTTCGCTTGGTCTCTAGGACATGGAACTGTCTCTCTGCTGCCCTGGCCACTGCCCTGCCTTCC TCATGGTGAGGGTCCTGCTGACAGTCCAGGGAAAACACTACAGTGTGAACACACTGTATGgggtatggcatttggaccacGACTGGCCAGTCAGGCAAGAGCTGCTGAGCATTGTGGGGCTGCTAAGCAATTGCTGTTAGCTACAGGCCTCAATAACGGAGTTATCAAGGTGTGGCTTGTCTCTACTG GAAAGTTATTGTTCAATTTAACTGGACACGAGTCAGTGGTGAGAGATTTGGTCTTTGCACAGAATGGAAGTCTCACTCTTGTGTCTGCCTCGAGGGACAAATCTCTGCGAGTCTGGGACTTGGCTAAAAAAG GTACACCATCCCATGTGCTGACAGGACCAAAAAACTGGGTATTCAAATGTTGCGTTTCTCCAGATAGCAGCATGATTGCTTCAGTCTGTAATCTCGACACA AAAGCTTATCTATGGAGCATGCGATCATACACCTTCATCCGAAACCTGAAATATGATCATGAGCGGACCATGATATCTTGTGATTTCTCTATGGATGGAGGGCTGCTTGTCATTGGTTCTTTTCATTCTGCAACTGGCTGGTGGCTGGATTTATGGGACCCCTACACTGCTGACAAGCTGACTACAGTGGA GGACTGTGATGTATGTGTATACAGAAATGACAATCTCCTGACAGCTTTGAGTTTCTCTCCTGTGACCCTTCAGCTGGCTTTCAAAGACTACAG GGCGTTACAGATTTGGGACATGGAACAAGACAAACTGGTCTTGGAGGCAGATCACAACAGAGTCAGTGGGCTGTGCTGTGCCTTTCACCCACAAGGCAGTGCAGTTGCTACAGG GTGTCGAGATGGGCATGTAAAGTTTTGGAGAGTTCCTCTTCTGGTTCCCAGCCTTCAGCACCTTTGTCGGACTGCCCTGAGATACTCCGTATCCACGTTCCAAGTGAGGGCCTTGCCTCTCCCAAAGAAAATCCTGGAATTCCTTACCTATAGGAATATTTCTAAGACAAAGATACTACGCTGCAGTGAACACTACAGCTGA